A window of Orenia marismortui DSM 5156 contains these coding sequences:
- a CDS encoding efflux RND transporter periplasmic adaptor subunit: MKRSISIILIVILIGGIGFFFWQKNSADKAATSTQRSRRRNMTITVNKSSLEETISGSGYVKPIEENSLSFASRGATGGEIEVIKVQEGDRVEKGQLLAEIDSDDERLDYLNTKNNYEQTLISGSKTEIEEAKLKLEIAKKSLGGTKLKAPFTGIITEVAVEEGDYVESNDTVVQVIDNSAYEVEIDIDESESRQLKLGQKARITMEALPGEELRGEVVDISAIAEEDSGVVTVPVTILIKDEIEFIKSNFSAEVEIIVSEVNNKLMIPLTAIFNEKGQTKAMKIVDGKEVPVNIKTGVSSGVYVVVLDGLVEGDEILINTHNAGTTNAQNSKQGFGGPFPPGGMGRGRK; this comes from the coding sequence TTGAAAAGATCAATTAGTATTATTTTAATAGTTATTTTAATTGGAGGTATAGGATTCTTCTTTTGGCAGAAGAATTCAGCTGATAAAGCAGCTACCTCTACTCAAAGAAGCAGACGTAGAAATATGACTATCACAGTTAATAAGTCTAGCTTAGAAGAGACAATTTCAGGTAGTGGTTATGTAAAGCCAATTGAAGAAAATTCATTATCTTTTGCTAGTCGTGGTGCTACTGGAGGAGAGATAGAGGTGATTAAGGTTCAAGAAGGTGATAGAGTAGAGAAGGGTCAGCTTCTAGCAGAGATTGATAGTGATGATGAACGATTAGATTATTTGAATACTAAGAATAATTACGAACAGACCCTAATCAGTGGTTCAAAAACAGAGATTGAAGAGGCCAAATTAAAGCTAGAGATAGCTAAAAAGTCTTTAGGTGGTACTAAGTTAAAAGCTCCATTTACCGGAATAATTACTGAAGTTGCTGTAGAAGAGGGTGATTATGTTGAATCAAATGATACTGTAGTTCAAGTAATAGATAATAGTGCCTATGAGGTTGAGATAGATATTGATGAAAGTGAAAGTAGACAATTAAAATTGGGGCAAAAAGCAAGAATAACTATGGAGGCTTTACCTGGTGAAGAGTTAAGGGGAGAGGTTGTTGATATCTCTGCGATAGCCGAAGAAGATAGTGGAGTTGTTACTGTACCAGTTACTATCTTAATTAAGGATGAAATTGAGTTTATTAAATCTAACTTTTCAGCAGAGGTTGAGATAATTGTTAGTGAGGTTAATAATAAATTGATGATCCCCTTAACAGCAATCTTTAATGAAAAGGGACAGACTAAAGCTATGAAGATAGTAGATGGTAAAGAAGTTCCAGTCAATATTAAGACAGGTGTAAGTAGTGGAGTATATGTTGTTGTTCTTGATGGATTAGTTGAAGGTGATGAGATCTTAATTAACACTCATAATGCTGGAACTACTAATGCTCAGAACTCTAAGCAAGGATTTGGAGGTCCATTTCCTCCTGGAGGTATGGGAAGGGGGAGAAAATAG
- a CDS encoding CREC-EF hand family protein: protein MISGISNSSYSVSSYYQTKNKEAELISNLDQDGDEALSQAEFEELSAKISEDTGITIDSEEAFAQADENEDGVVNQNELKNLMGPKEHMKQMKSGAVGREAQILAEFDEDEDEVLNETEFSNFASDLSEKIGQDIDAEELFAQMDSDEDGSVTEAEMKAFQQENRPPMMGGGPKPPQASMTEEAISSFDEDEDEALNESEFSNFASDLSEKIGQDINAEELFAQMDSDEDGSVTKAEMEDFHQENRPPMMSQKLEAYQPSFNTEDSENLINMIG from the coding sequence ATGATTAGTGGAATAAGCAATAGCAGTTATTCAGTATCAAGTTATTACCAAACAAAAAATAAAGAAGCAGAGTTGATATCAAATTTAGATCAAGATGGAGATGAAGCCTTAAGCCAAGCTGAATTTGAAGAGCTCTCTGCAAAAATATCTGAAGATACTGGAATAACTATTGATAGTGAAGAAGCTTTTGCTCAGGCTGATGAGAATGAAGATGGAGTAGTCAATCAAAATGAGCTAAAAAATCTAATGGGGCCTAAAGAACATATGAAACAGATGAAATCAGGTGCTGTGGGAAGAGAAGCTCAAATTTTAGCTGAGTTTGATGAAGATGAAGACGAAGTTTTAAATGAGACTGAATTCTCAAACTTTGCAAGTGACCTATCAGAAAAAATAGGACAAGATATTGATGCTGAGGAGTTATTTGCTCAAATGGACTCAGATGAAGATGGTAGTGTTACTGAGGCTGAGATGAAAGCTTTTCAGCAAGAGAATAGACCACCTATGATGGGAGGAGGTCCAAAGCCTCCTCAAGCTTCAATGACTGAAGAAGCGATATCTAGCTTTGATGAAGATGAAGACGAAGCTTTAAATGAGAGTGAATTCTCAAACTTTGCAAGTGACCTATCAGAAAAGATAGGACAAGATATTAATGCTGAGGAGTTATTTGCTCAAATGGACTCAGATGAAGATGGTAGTGTTACTAAGGCTGAAATGGAAGACTTCCACCAAGAAAATAGACCACCTATGATGAGTCAAAAGTTAGAAGCTTATCAGCCTTCATTTAATACTGAGGATTCTGAAAACTTAATTAATATGATTGGATAG
- a CDS encoding response regulator transcription factor: MAADKILIIEDEKKIARFLELELKHEGYEIELSYDGREGLEKIRGGDFDLVLLDLMLPSLSGLEICRRVRKESDIPIIMLTAKDQVMDKVMGLDLGAHDYITKPFAIEELLARMRGILRRNKPNETQTNILSIKGLVLNTDIRQLTIKGEVVDLTKTEYDLLLYLLKNKGLVLTRDQIIEEVWGYDYPGDTNIVDVYIRYLRSKIDDKYNQNYIYTVRGVGYVIKD; the protein is encoded by the coding sequence ATGGCAGCAGATAAGATACTTATTATAGAAGATGAGAAGAAGATAGCGCGTTTTTTAGAGTTAGAATTAAAGCATGAGGGCTATGAGATAGAGTTAAGCTATGATGGCAGAGAAGGCCTAGAGAAGATAAGGGGTGGAGATTTTGATTTAGTACTTTTAGACTTAATGCTCCCTAGTCTTAGTGGGTTGGAGATCTGCCGCAGAGTGAGAAAGGAATCTGATATTCCAATTATTATGCTGACTGCTAAAGATCAAGTGATGGATAAAGTTATGGGACTTGATTTGGGAGCTCATGATTATATAACTAAGCCCTTTGCTATAGAAGAACTCTTAGCTAGAATGAGGGGGATATTACGTAGAAACAAGCCTAATGAGACTCAAACTAATATCTTATCAATCAAAGGATTAGTTCTTAATACTGATATTAGACAGTTGACCATTAAGGGAGAGGTAGTTGATCTAACTAAGACCGAATATGATTTGCTATTATACTTATTAAAGAATAAAGGTTTAGTATTAACACGAGACCAGATTATTGAAGAGGTATGGGGTTATGATTATCCTGGAGATACCAATATTGTTGATGTATATATTAGATATTTAAGGTCAAAAATTGATGATAAGTATAATCAAAATTATATTTATACAGTAAGAGGGGTAGGCTATGTTATCAAAGATTAA
- a CDS encoding flavodoxin family protein, whose product MKVVAFNGSPRKEGNTYHGIKIALDQLEKEGIETEIIQVGNKVIRGCIACNQCVKNKDEKCAIVNDPVNDWIQKMKEADGIILGSPVHYSAIAGTMKSFLDRAFYVTSVNDMMLRHKVGAPVVAVRRSGGLPTFNQLNNYINYSEMIMPTSNYWNVIHGTKPGDVLEDEEGVQIMRVLGKNMAWLMKLVENGADEVEAPVREQKRFMNFIR is encoded by the coding sequence ATGAAGGTAGTAGCTTTTAATGGAAGTCCTAGAAAAGAAGGAAATACTTATCATGGAATTAAAATAGCTTTAGATCAATTAGAAAAAGAAGGAATAGAAACTGAGATTATTCAGGTAGGCAATAAAGTAATTAGAGGTTGTATTGCTTGTAATCAATGTGTTAAGAATAAAGATGAGAAATGTGCCATTGTTAATGATCCAGTTAATGATTGGATTCAGAAAATGAAGGAAGCAGATGGTATTATCTTAGGTTCTCCAGTACATTATTCTGCAATTGCAGGGACTATGAAGAGCTTTTTAGATAGAGCTTTTTATGTGACAAGTGTTAATGATATGATGCTAAGACATAAAGTAGGAGCACCTGTAGTGGCTGTAAGACGATCAGGTGGATTACCAACCTTCAATCAATTAAATAATTATATCAATTATTCTGAGATGATTATGCCAACTTCAAACTATTGGAATGTTATTCATGGTACTAAACCTGGAGATGTTTTAGAGGATGAAGAGGGTGTACAAATTATGAGAGTACTAGGAAAGAATATGGCTTGGCTGATGAAGTTGGTTGAGAATGGAGCTGATGAGGTAGAAGCACCAGTAAGGGAGCAGAAGAGATTTATGAACTTTATTAGATAG
- a CDS encoding TolC family protein encodes MKLAKEIKVLVFLLIMFPVISMPVFADSKEKIDRFEAVKIALEDSIDVEIAKLDLDNAELNYQKSQAENLLTQSAYANLVAEENLLQAKKDYYQSQTGLINQILTEYSELTLLKQKLELTEKKVELEKSLLDKVELAVKRGYKDKLELLKQRNDYNEMVLSLEELADDYEEKLITLKLNLDLNTDQKLALQLWSSDQIWEIDKAEAMESAIKNSFDLELKEEAIDLAQRELKKAKQISSPQLDLEELKNNFKIAKLEKLKAENDLTITTEKNYYNFKQAVKKIASEENKLTTSREDYQLLKQEEEKGLKSADDLLSAEIEFLEARYNYQSAIADYYLNKLQLKIDMGVEIEVLIDEI; translated from the coding sequence TTGAAGTTAGCTAAAGAGATTAAAGTATTAGTATTCTTATTAATAATGTTTCCTGTAATTTCTATGCCAGTATTCGCTGATAGTAAAGAGAAGATAGATAGATTTGAGGCTGTAAAGATTGCCTTAGAAGATAGTATAGATGTAGAAATTGCAAAGTTAGACTTAGATAATGCAGAACTTAATTACCAAAAAAGTCAAGCAGAAAATTTACTAACTCAATCAGCTTATGCTAATTTAGTAGCTGAAGAGAATTTATTACAGGCTAAAAAAGATTATTATCAAAGTCAGACTGGATTAATTAATCAAATCTTAACAGAATATTCAGAGCTTACATTACTTAAGCAGAAGTTAGAATTAACTGAGAAGAAGGTGGAATTAGAAAAGAGCTTATTAGATAAAGTAGAGTTAGCAGTTAAAAGAGGTTATAAGGATAAGTTAGAATTATTGAAACAGAGAAATGACTATAATGAGATGGTATTGAGTTTAGAAGAGTTAGCAGATGATTATGAAGAAAAGCTAATAACTCTCAAATTAAATCTTGACTTAAATACAGATCAAAAGCTTGCTTTACAGCTTTGGTCTTCAGATCAGATATGGGAGATAGATAAAGCCGAGGCAATGGAAAGTGCCATAAAGAATAGTTTTGATCTGGAATTAAAAGAAGAAGCTATAGATTTGGCTCAAAGAGAATTAAAGAAAGCAAAACAGATATCTAGTCCACAACTAGATTTAGAAGAGCTTAAAAACAACTTTAAGATTGCCAAATTAGAGAAATTAAAGGCAGAGAATGATTTAACTATAACTACAGAAAAGAATTATTACAACTTTAAGCAGGCAGTTAAGAAGATAGCATCAGAGGAAAATAAATTAACTACGAGCAGAGAAGATTATCAACTTCTAAAGCAAGAAGAAGAGAAAGGGTTAAAATCTGCTGATGATTTACTTTCTGCCGAGATAGAGTTTTTAGAAGCAAGATATAATTATCAATCAGCTATAGCAGATTATTATTTGAATAAATTACAATTAAAGATTGATATGGGTGTAGAGATAGAGGTGTTGATCGATGAGATTTAG
- a CDS encoding TolC family protein — MRFSYKLLLLSVMMILLASFEMTAFAAEITLQEAIEAGLNNNSDILDAKDNLVSIERELKQLQADDDWHLDLNVDSYAHELDLDDELSDVEFSITGSKTYWGGLTLESELYGSGDYSSQEDLSDDETGLKLKLSQDLYPRIANQSEQSYIKTQLDLQAAKSELEEEKQAKIITWIRDYLNLLRLKEKYEVAVKKNELALNNFKEVNDKKRINEASEIDILTAQIELEESQYNLKEADNNYQQAKKSFYHQLKLENQDELVLSGDSKYLVMLEEMALSQEINFDDQAKLLDLSSVNSVDLLKNKLQQDSIRDDLEWSKAEDKPNLDLTGSYDSVDQDWGVGLSLSYNLFDSGKQKLAEEDLEAELNSLEREHNDLIRDLSLDLEEIIDQIRLTETKLGTKKLSLSKTKLEKKIAEEQLARGLIDKWELKEKKLALREAEINQKEVEDELLVNKLELIKLLGMGYFEGGNKLEKIN; from the coding sequence ATGAGATTTAGCTATAAGTTATTACTATTATCAGTTATGATGATTCTGCTAGCTTCTTTTGAGATGACAGCTTTTGCTGCAGAGATTACTCTTCAAGAAGCTATTGAAGCAGGACTTAATAATAATTCAGATATTTTAGATGCTAAAGATAATCTAGTAAGTATAGAAAGAGAATTAAAGCAATTGCAAGCAGATGATGATTGGCACTTAGATCTAAATGTAGATAGCTATGCCCATGAATTGGATTTAGATGATGAATTAAGTGATGTAGAATTTTCTATTACAGGTAGTAAAACTTATTGGGGAGGTTTGACCTTGGAATCTGAACTTTATGGAAGTGGTGATTATTCTTCACAGGAAGATCTAAGTGATGATGAAACAGGTCTTAAATTAAAGCTAAGCCAGGATCTTTATCCAAGAATAGCAAATCAATCAGAACAGAGTTATATTAAGACCCAATTGGATCTGCAGGCAGCTAAAAGTGAATTAGAGGAAGAGAAGCAAGCAAAGATCATTACTTGGATAAGAGATTATCTTAATTTATTGCGTTTAAAAGAAAAGTATGAAGTTGCAGTTAAGAAGAATGAGTTGGCTCTTAATAATTTTAAAGAGGTTAATGATAAAAAGAGAATTAATGAAGCTAGTGAAATAGATATCTTAACAGCTCAGATAGAATTAGAAGAGAGTCAATACAATTTAAAGGAAGCAGATAATAATTATCAGCAAGCTAAAAAATCCTTCTATCATCAATTAAAGCTGGAGAATCAAGATGAATTAGTCTTAAGTGGTGATTCTAAATACCTAGTAATGTTAGAAGAGATGGCTTTAAGTCAAGAAATTAATTTTGATGATCAAGCTAAATTATTAGATTTAAGCAGTGTTAATAGTGTAGATCTATTGAAGAATAAATTACAACAAGATAGTATCAGAGATGATTTGGAATGGAGTAAAGCTGAGGATAAGCCAAATCTTGATTTAACAGGTAGTTATGATAGTGTTGATCAAGACTGGGGTGTAGGTCTTAGTTTATCCTATAATCTCTTTGATTCTGGTAAGCAGAAATTAGCAGAAGAAGATTTAGAAGCAGAATTAAATTCTCTAGAACGAGAGCATAATGATCTGATTAGAGATTTAAGCTTAGACTTAGAGGAAATTATTGATCAAATTAGACTAACTGAGACTAAATTAGGGACAAAGAAGCTTAGTCTATCAAAAACAAAATTAGAAAAGAAGATAGCTGAAGAACAATTGGCTAGAGGTTTAATTGATAAGTGGGAGTTGAAAGAGAAAAAATTGGCTTTAAGAGAGGCTGAGATTAATCAAAAGGAAGTAGAAGATGAGTTATTAGTTAATAAATTAGAATTAATTAAGCTGCTAGGCATGGGGTATTTTGAAGGAGGGAATAAGCTTGAAAAGATCAATTAG
- a CDS encoding sensor histidine kinase — MLSKIKNLKFWQKSIPISLRLTLTYALIFSLAIIIISATTFYTSRYLGFQRIKKDIKNINQEVADYIRSGRDLDRSIFKNLNIRRPMDLKVYNQDGELLFKNSPHAPIIDMKRNLGEISILEINEQKWNHDKKKRFFKRTVYLNNKLSYQGEIFYIQVSFPLAGRDDIFNILMLVLIATNILGIIVSIIVGNYISKKILRPIGQITDTAKKITINHLDDRIDSEGPEDELRELATTFNNMIDRLQESIEKQKAFVSDASHELRTPISVIQGYIDLLDRWGKSDQEVLNESIEAIKSETMNMKKLLEQLLFLARSDREKDSFERVDFELDALIAEVYRETELIDKEHKITLNNNDKLKVNGDEQLIKQLLRIIIDNSLKYTESGGKISIDSKLLNHFVEITIEDTGIGIAKEDLNNIFDRFYRADKSRNRETGGTGLGLSIAKWIVDSYLGKIEVKSELNCGTKVIIKLPTC, encoded by the coding sequence ATGTTATCAAAGATTAAGAATTTAAAATTTTGGCAGAAGAGTATTCCAATCTCTTTGAGATTAACTTTAACCTATGCACTTATCTTTTCTCTAGCTATAATAATTATCAGTGCAACTACATTCTATACTAGCAGGTATCTTGGTTTTCAAAGAATTAAAAAGGATATTAAGAATATTAATCAAGAGGTAGCTGATTATATCAGATCAGGAAGAGATCTTGATAGATCTATCTTTAAAAATCTTAATATTAGAAGGCCTATGGACTTAAAGGTTTATAATCAGGATGGAGAACTTTTATTTAAAAATAGTCCCCATGCTCCTATTATTGATATGAAAAGAAATTTAGGTGAAATAAGTATTTTAGAGATAAATGAGCAAAAGTGGAATCATGATAAGAAGAAAAGATTCTTTAAAAGAACAGTCTATTTAAATAATAAGCTTAGCTATCAAGGAGAAATTTTTTATATACAAGTCAGTTTTCCTTTAGCTGGGAGAGATGATATATTCAACATTTTAATGCTGGTATTGATTGCTACTAATATTTTGGGGATTATAGTCTCAATAATAGTTGGTAATTATATTTCCAAGAAGATCTTAAGACCGATAGGTCAAATAACTGATACAGCTAAGAAGATAACGATTAATCATCTTGATGATAGAATAGATAGTGAAGGGCCTGAAGATGAACTTAGAGAGTTGGCTACTACCTTTAATAATATGATTGATCGCTTACAGGAATCTATTGAGAAGCAGAAAGCCTTTGTTTCTGATGCTTCCCATGAATTGAGAACTCCAATTTCAGTGATTCAAGGCTATATTGATTTATTGGATCGGTGGGGCAAATCTGATCAAGAGGTTTTAAATGAATCTATTGAAGCAATTAAATCAGAGACTATGAATATGAAGAAGCTCTTAGAGCAGTTATTATTCTTAGCTCGTAGTGATAGAGAGAAAGATAGTTTTGAAAGAGTAGATTTTGAATTAGATGCTTTAATAGCTGAGGTTTATAGGGAGACAGAATTGATAGATAAAGAGCATAAAATTACTTTAAACAATAATGATAAGCTAAAGGTTAATGGAGATGAACAATTAATCAAGCAGCTTTTAAGAATTATAATTGATAATAGCCTTAAGTACACAGAAAGTGGTGGGAAGATAAGTATTGATTCTAAGCTACTAAATCATTTTGTAGAGATCACCATAGAAGATACAGGAATAGGGATTGCTAAAGAGGATTTAAATAATATCTTTGATAGATTTTATCGGGCTGATAAATCAAGGAATAGAGAGACTGGAGGCACTGGATTAGGATTATCTATTGCTAAATGGATAGTAGATAGCTATTTAGGGAAGATTGAGGTTAAAAGTGAATTAAATTGTGGGACTAAAGTAATTATAAAATTACCTACTTGCTAA
- a CDS encoding ABC transporter ATP-binding protein, translated as MIEVADLKKVYQSGEIAVEALKGISFKIEDGEMVAIVGPSGSGKSTLMNLLGCLDIPTSGNYFLDSKDVSKANDNELAGVRNNKIGFVFQKFNLLARDSILHNVETPLIYAGVKKKERIKRATNLLTKVGLGDRLDHNPNEISGGQRQRVAVARALVNNPSLILADEPTGNLDSKTEAEIIDLFHELNQQGHTIVIVTHSEEVARQTNRIIHILDGELVKDEVIG; from the coding sequence GTGATAGAAGTAGCTGATTTAAAAAAAGTATATCAAAGTGGAGAGATAGCTGTTGAAGCTTTAAAAGGGATCTCTTTTAAGATTGAAGATGGGGAGATGGTAGCTATTGTAGGACCTTCTGGTTCTGGAAAATCTACTTTGATGAATCTATTGGGCTGTTTAGATATTCCAACTTCGGGAAACTATTTTCTAGACTCTAAAGATGTTAGTAAAGCCAATGATAATGAGCTGGCTGGAGTACGAAATAATAAGATAGGTTTTGTCTTTCAGAAATTCAACCTTTTAGCTAGGGATTCCATACTTCATAATGTAGAGACTCCTTTGATTTATGCAGGGGTTAAGAAGAAGGAGAGAATAAAGAGGGCAACTAACTTACTTACTAAAGTCGGGTTAGGCGATCGCTTAGACCATAATCCCAATGAAATTTCAGGTGGACAGCGGCAAAGAGTGGCTGTAGCTAGGGCTTTGGTTAATAACCCTTCTTTGATACTAGCTGATGAACCAACAGGAAATCTTGATTCCAAGACAGAAGCTGAGATTATTGATCTATTTCATGAGTTAAATCAACAAGGCCATACTATTGTCATAGTTACCCACTCTGAAGAGGTAGCAAGGCAGACCAATAGAATCATTCATATCCTTGATGGAGAGTTAGTAAAGGATGAGGTGATAGGATGA